From the Pirellulales bacterium genome, one window contains:
- the dxr gene encoding 1-deoxy-D-xylulose-5-phosphate reductoisomerase has product MTTAAKRVAVFGSTGSIGASALEVIEASGGALQAIALSAHSRVDELAAQAKRFRPRWIIASNPEAAVRLDRKKLPRNCELLVGPEALTKVAQHADVDVLLAGIVGRAGLESTWAALEHGKTVALANKETMVMAGELVSRLVAEKGGRLLPVDSEHSALFQALQSGSTEEVARLVLTASGGPFKNWPLHELQQITVAEALAHPTWTMGPKITIDSATMMNKALEIVEARWLFGVSAEKIEVVIHPQSVVHSLVEFVDGSVVAQMSPPDMRLPIQYALHYPERVAGVARRIDWRQPFRLEFEPPDRDRFPAIALGEEAARAGGSAGAVLNAANEAAVAQFLEGDLHFTEIVPACRSVLKAHQFESRPTLEQLCQLDRWARQEISRWVCA; this is encoded by the coding sequence ATGACGACTGCTGCCAAACGCGTTGCGGTGTTCGGATCCACCGGCAGCATCGGCGCCAGCGCGCTGGAGGTGATTGAAGCCAGCGGCGGCGCCCTGCAGGCGATCGCTCTGTCGGCCCACTCGCGGGTCGACGAGCTCGCGGCCCAGGCCAAGCGATTTCGCCCTCGCTGGATCATCGCCTCGAACCCCGAGGCGGCCGTCCGGCTCGATCGCAAGAAGCTCCCCCGCAACTGCGAATTGCTCGTCGGACCCGAAGCCCTGACCAAGGTCGCCCAGCACGCGGACGTCGACGTCCTGCTTGCCGGGATCGTCGGCCGCGCGGGGCTCGAAAGCACTTGGGCCGCCCTCGAACACGGGAAGACGGTCGCCCTGGCCAATAAGGAAACCATGGTCATGGCCGGGGAGTTGGTGAGCCGGCTCGTGGCCGAGAAAGGGGGCCGACTGTTGCCGGTCGACAGCGAGCACAGCGCGCTGTTCCAAGCCCTGCAATCCGGCTCGACCGAGGAAGTCGCTCGGCTGGTCCTCACGGCCAGCGGCGGCCCGTTCAAGAACTGGCCCCTCCACGAACTGCAACAGATCACGGTCGCCGAAGCCCTGGCCCACCCCACCTGGACCATGGGCCCCAAGATCACCATCGACTCGGCCACGATGATGAACAAGGCGCTCGAGATCGTCGAGGCCCGCTGGCTGTTCGGCGTCTCGGCCGAGAAGATCGAGGTGGTGATCCACCCGCAGTCGGTCGTCCACTCGCTGGTCGAGTTCGTCGACGGCTCGGTCGTCGCCCAGATGAGTCCCCCCGACATGCGGTTGCCGATTCAATACGCGCTGCACTACCCCGAGCGCGTGGCGGGGGTCGCGCGGCGGATCGACTGGCGTCAGCCGTTCCGGCTGGAGTTCGAACCCCCGGACCGCGATCGGTTTCCGGCGATTGCCCTGGGCGAGGAGGCGGCCCGGGCAGGGGGCTCGGCCGGCGCCGTGCTCAACGCGGCGAACGAGGCCGCGGTCGCTCAGTTTTTGGAGGGGGATCTCCACTTCACCGAGATCGTACCGGCCTGCCGCAGCGTGCTCAAGGCCCATCAATTTGAATCGCGTCCCACGCTCGAGCAGCTTTGCCAGCTCGACCGGTGGGCGCGCCAGGAGATATCACGTTGGGTATGTGCATGA
- the ftsH gene encoding ATP-dependent zinc metalloprotease FtsH, with protein sequence MDQPTKDPKRSPEKKSAAPGSNLLWYLLAIGVVALLFATAFNNVDTLTLSMSDLEKLIAASKPGPDGELDYIVVKVQSEGTPAQLMLRDPREIRIASNVVTGTVERSVQLLDNAQAVEAARDPNKSAEDENGKRKKFSVDRSPTETRLADLLAENQVADWSYAPPPSPLLSYVPIFLLTGMFVLLMIVMLRRMGGAGSPMAFGRSRGKLYAQEDIEVTFDDVAGIDEAVDELREVVDFLKNPERYHRLGGRIPKGVLLVGPPGTGKTLLAKAVAGEAGVPFFSLSGSDFVEMFVGVGAARVRDMFQQAEQRAPCIVFIDELDALGKTRGSGQIGGHDEREQTLNALLVEMDGFGTNSGIIIMGATNRPETLDPALLRPGRFDRHVLVDRPDIAGREEILEVHLQKIKVDEDVNVKRVAAITSGFVGADLANIVNEAALLAARNGKKAVGMIELNEAVERSAAGLEKKSRIMHEDEKARVAYHESGHALMAWSLPNTDPVHKISIIPRGIGALGYMMQRPEHDRFMWTKDQLQSQIQVALGGTVAEEIVYDGDIGNGATSDLERATEIARSMVMDYGMSPLGRVKYRENSRNQFLGGDFGGAQMHSEHTAREIDQEVKRIIDENLERVRHVLSERREMLEAIGAELIKRETIDGDVFKRIMEENSRGARIVPGTDAEPKRPPRAASSDGAGEKEAAT encoded by the coding sequence ATGGATCAACCGACCAAAGACCCGAAACGCTCGCCCGAGAAGAAGTCGGCTGCCCCGGGCAGCAATCTGCTGTGGTACCTGCTGGCGATCGGGGTCGTGGCGCTGTTGTTCGCCACTGCGTTCAACAACGTCGATACGCTCACCCTGTCGATGAGCGATCTGGAAAAGCTGATCGCGGCCAGCAAGCCGGGGCCGGACGGGGAACTCGACTACATCGTCGTCAAAGTCCAGTCCGAAGGAACGCCGGCGCAGCTCATGCTGCGCGATCCGCGCGAGATTCGCATCGCCTCGAACGTCGTTACCGGCACGGTGGAGCGTTCGGTGCAGTTGCTCGACAACGCCCAGGCGGTCGAGGCCGCGCGCGATCCGAACAAATCGGCTGAGGACGAGAACGGCAAGCGGAAGAAGTTCAGCGTCGATCGTTCGCCGACCGAGACGCGACTGGCCGATCTCTTGGCCGAAAATCAAGTCGCCGACTGGTCGTACGCCCCGCCGCCCAGCCCGCTGTTGTCGTACGTGCCGATCTTTCTGCTGACCGGCATGTTCGTGCTGTTGATGATCGTCATGCTGCGCCGCATGGGGGGGGCCGGTTCGCCGATGGCGTTCGGTCGCAGCCGCGGCAAGCTGTACGCCCAGGAAGACATCGAGGTCACCTTCGACGACGTCGCGGGGATCGACGAAGCGGTCGACGAGCTGCGCGAGGTGGTCGACTTTCTCAAGAACCCCGAGCGATATCACCGGCTCGGCGGACGGATCCCCAAGGGCGTGCTGCTGGTCGGACCTCCGGGAACGGGCAAGACGCTGCTTGCCAAGGCGGTCGCCGGCGAGGCGGGGGTGCCGTTCTTCAGCCTCAGCGGGTCGGACTTCGTCGAGATGTTCGTCGGGGTGGGCGCCGCGCGCGTGCGCGACATGTTCCAGCAGGCCGAGCAGCGCGCCCCGTGCATCGTGTTCATCGACGAGTTGGACGCGCTCGGCAAGACCCGGGGCAGCGGCCAGATCGGCGGGCATGACGAGCGCGAGCAGACCCTCAACGCTCTGCTCGTGGAGATGGACGGCTTCGGCACCAACAGCGGCATCATCATCATGGGCGCCACCAATCGGCCCGAGACGCTCGATCCCGCGTTGCTGCGGCCCGGACGGTTCGATCGACACGTGCTTGTGGATCGCCCCGACATCGCCGGGCGCGAGGAGATCCTCGAAGTTCACCTGCAGAAGATCAAGGTCGACGAGGACGTCAACGTGAAGCGGGTGGCCGCGATCACCAGCGGCTTCGTCGGAGCCGACCTGGCCAACATCGTCAACGAGGCGGCGCTGTTGGCGGCCCGCAACGGCAAGAAGGCGGTCGGCATGATCGAGCTCAACGAGGCGGTCGAACGTTCGGCGGCGGGGCTCGAGAAGAAAAGCCGGATCATGCACGAGGACGAAAAGGCCCGCGTCGCGTATCACGAGAGCGGCCATGCCTTGATGGCTTGGTCGCTGCCCAACACCGACCCGGTCCACAAAATCTCGATCATCCCCCGCGGCATCGGCGCCTTGGGGTACATGATGCAGCGGCCCGAGCACGACCGGTTCATGTGGACGAAGGATCAACTGCAATCGCAGATTCAGGTGGCCCTGGGGGGCACGGTGGCCGAGGAGATCGTCTACGACGGCGACATCGGCAACGGCGCCACGAGCGACCTGGAGCGAGCCACAGAGATCGCCCGCAGCATGGTCATGGACTACGGCATGAGCCCGCTGGGTCGGGTGAAGTACCGCGAGAACAGTCGCAACCAGTTCCTGGGGGGGGACTTTGGCGGCGCTCAGATGCACAGCGAGCACACCGCGCGCGAGATCGATCAGGAAGTCAAACGCATCATCGACGAGAATCTGGAACGCGTGCGGCACGTCCTCAGCGAGCGGCGCGAAATGCTCGAAGCGATCGGCGCCGAATTGATCAAACGCGAGACGATCGACGGCGACGTCTTCAAGCGGATCATGGAGGAAAACTCCCGCGGCGCCCGGATTGTGCCGGGGACCGACGCCGAGCCGAAACGCCCCCCCCGTGCAGCGTCGAGCGACGGCGCCGGCGAGAAAGAAGCGGCGACGTAA
- the trpC gene encoding indole-3-glycerol phosphate synthase TrpC, translating to MPDTILDKIVAEKVREIAAARVQTPEDELERRLADAPPVRDFFAALAGPGPIKLIAEVKKASPSVGLIRADFDPVAIAQIYERHGASCLSVLTDEPFFQGRLEYLSAVRQAAGLPALRKDFILDRYQLLEARVAGADAVLLIAECLDDCRLRSLHNGAIELGMTPLVELYEPANLPRVLEAGAKLVGVNNRNLHTFEVDLQHVVRLRAQVPDDCVLVGESGIRTHADVEMLAAAGIDAILVGESLMRQPDIGAAVEELLGEG from the coding sequence ATGCCTGATACGATTCTCGACAAGATCGTCGCTGAGAAGGTCCGTGAGATCGCCGCGGCGCGGGTGCAGACGCCGGAGGACGAACTCGAACGCCGGCTCGCCGACGCGCCGCCGGTCCGCGATTTCTTTGCGGCTCTCGCGGGGCCCGGGCCGATCAAGCTGATCGCCGAGGTGAAAAAGGCGAGCCCGTCGGTCGGGTTGATCCGCGCCGACTTCGACCCCGTGGCAATCGCGCAGATCTACGAGCGGCACGGAGCGAGCTGTCTGAGCGTGCTGACCGACGAGCCGTTTTTTCAAGGGAGGCTCGAGTATCTCTCTGCCGTGCGGCAGGCGGCGGGGCTGCCGGCGTTACGGAAGGATTTCATTCTCGATCGGTATCAGTTGCTCGAAGCGCGGGTCGCCGGGGCGGACGCGGTGCTCTTGATCGCCGAGTGCCTCGACGACTGCCGGCTGCGGTCGCTCCACAACGGGGCGATCGAGCTGGGGATGACGCCGCTGGTGGAATTGTACGAACCGGCGAACTTGCCGCGGGTGCTGGAGGCGGGGGCGAAGCTCGTCGGCGTGAACAATCGCAACCTGCACACGTTCGAGGTCGACCTGCAGCATGTCGTTCGGCTCCGCGCGCAAGTGCCGGACGACTGCGTGTTGGTCGGCGAGAGCGGCATCCGCACCCATGCCGACGTCGAGATGCTCGCCGCCGCGGGGATCGACGCGATCCTCGTGGGCGAGTCGCTGATGCGCCAACCGGACATCGGAGCGGCGGTGGAGGAACTGCTGGGGGAAGGTTGA
- a CDS encoding TIGR03009 domain-containing protein — MPTARRIPTALRLAAAFAVATTLPASAQQLGQPTYGPGYQQQSGQTAPTPGAPGGYSGQQPGPGAPIGPTTPGHNPAAALAPQPPAPPFQLSEVEFQFVQQVLQMWETKSSEIKTYNAKFERLEYDAVFGPGPNAPMLVSTGQLSYSRPDKGSFKIDEIKRWKPKNPQVAGPDAPGDWQVQKEEIGEHWVCDGKAVYEYNHPNKQLRVTPIPEQMRGEEIANGPLPFLFSAKANQMLQRYWIRAQQSSATQILLEAYPRRQSDAANYQRCDIMLDRKTMQPVALQVHLPGGQQRHVYTFQTPTINGTFEGLFGGLFSAPRTPLGWTKVVHDDGAPTPGDNPAQAAASGETQRQ, encoded by the coding sequence ATGCCGACCGCCCGTCGCATTCCGACCGCGTTGCGCCTCGCCGCCGCTTTTGCCGTCGCGACGACGCTCCCCGCGTCCGCCCAGCAATTGGGGCAGCCCACGTACGGCCCGGGCTATCAGCAGCAATCCGGGCAAACTGCGCCGACTCCCGGCGCCCCCGGCGGGTATTCCGGTCAGCAGCCCGGTCCCGGCGCTCCGATCGGGCCGACGACGCCGGGACACAACCCGGCCGCGGCGTTGGCCCCGCAGCCCCCGGCGCCGCCGTTTCAACTGAGCGAGGTCGAATTTCAGTTCGTCCAGCAAGTGCTGCAAATGTGGGAAACGAAGAGCTCCGAGATCAAGACCTACAACGCCAAGTTCGAGCGACTTGAGTACGACGCCGTGTTCGGGCCCGGCCCCAATGCGCCGATGCTGGTTTCGACCGGACAGCTCTCCTACTCGCGTCCCGACAAGGGGAGCTTCAAGATCGACGAGATCAAGCGCTGGAAGCCGAAGAACCCCCAGGTCGCCGGCCCCGACGCCCCCGGCGACTGGCAGGTGCAGAAAGAAGAGATCGGCGAGCACTGGGTCTGCGACGGCAAGGCGGTCTACGAATACAACCACCCGAACAAGCAGTTGCGCGTCACCCCAATCCCCGAACAGATGCGCGGCGAGGAGATCGCCAACGGCCCGCTGCCGTTCCTGTTCAGCGCCAAGGCGAACCAGATGCTGCAGCGGTACTGGATCCGCGCCCAGCAAAGCAGCGCCACGCAAATTCTGCTCGAAGCCTACCCGCGGCGGCAAAGCGACGCGGCCAACTACCAGCGGTGCGACATCATGCTCGATCGCAAGACGATGCAGCCCGTAGCCCTGCAGGTCCATCTTCCCGGCGGACAGCAACGGCACGTCTACACGTTCCAGACTCCGACGATCAACGGGACCTTCGAAGGTCTGTTCGGCGGTTTGTTCAGCGCCCCGCGAACCCCGCTGGGGTGGACGAAGGTCGTGCACGACGACGGCGCGCCAACCCCCGGCGACAATCCCGCGCAAGCCGCCGCGTCAGGCGAAACGCAGAGACAGTAG
- a CDS encoding sodium:solute symporter → MSTHFTALDWGVLVAYFAGIMALGFALSGRSRSAEQFTVGGRSLPGWLCGLSIFATYLSSISYLALPGKSFAGNWNPFVFSLAIPVATWIAVTWFLPYYRSSGEVSAYALLEHRFGPWARVYASSFYLLFQIARIGVVLYLMALPMAVIFGWDIRAVIVGTGIAVIVYSFVGGIVAVIWADAIQAIVLMVGAVVALGVMLVGMPEGPGQAFALARADDKFALGSYDLRSVAEPTVWIVFLYGLFENLKNFGIDQSYVQRYVASRSDAEARTSVWLGGLLYVPVSALFFLIGTTLFAFYHAHGDDLDEVRTIVARQRLMQQGEPPRYEPGADGERRLDPAYRVRLEATAAGLKESELGDRVFPHFIAKRLPAGVTGLLVAAVFAAAMSTISTSVNSSATLVLSDFYLRFANPTADERRKMAVLRAATVAWGLLGGGVALALIRLTESALDVWWTLSSVLSGGIVGLFLLGLVSRSARNPAAIAGVLTGVLAIAWMVVSSTPLWPDAWVAWKSPFHAFMVTIVGTLVILLVGLAVSRLGVWAKGMRDSRE, encoded by the coding sequence ATGTCGACTCACTTCACCGCGCTCGACTGGGGAGTGCTCGTCGCGTACTTCGCGGGGATCATGGCGTTGGGTTTCGCCCTGTCGGGGCGAAGTCGGTCGGCCGAGCAATTCACCGTCGGGGGCCGATCGCTGCCCGGGTGGTTGTGCGGGTTGTCGATCTTCGCCACGTACCTGAGCAGCATCAGCTACTTGGCGCTCCCCGGCAAATCGTTCGCGGGCAATTGGAACCCGTTCGTCTTCTCGCTGGCGATCCCCGTGGCGACATGGATCGCGGTCACGTGGTTCCTGCCGTACTACCGGTCCTCGGGCGAGGTCTCGGCGTACGCGCTGCTGGAGCATCGCTTCGGCCCTTGGGCGCGGGTGTACGCCAGCTCGTTTTACCTGTTGTTTCAGATCGCGCGGATCGGGGTCGTGCTGTACCTGATGGCCCTGCCGATGGCGGTGATCTTCGGCTGGGACATTCGGGCGGTGATCGTCGGCACGGGGATTGCCGTGATCGTCTACTCGTTCGTGGGGGGGATCGTCGCGGTAATTTGGGCAGACGCGATCCAGGCGATCGTGCTGATGGTCGGGGCGGTCGTCGCCTTGGGAGTGATGCTGGTCGGCATGCCCGAGGGGCCGGGACAAGCCTTCGCCCTGGCCCGAGCGGACGACAAGTTTGCGCTGGGGAGCTACGACCTGCGGAGCGTCGCCGAGCCGACGGTGTGGATCGTTTTTCTGTACGGGCTGTTCGAGAATCTCAAGAACTTCGGCATCGATCAGAGCTACGTTCAGCGCTACGTCGCCTCGCGGAGCGACGCCGAGGCGCGCACCAGCGTCTGGCTCGGCGGGCTGTTGTACGTGCCGGTCAGCGCACTGTTCTTCCTCATCGGCACGACGTTGTTCGCATTTTACCACGCCCATGGCGACGACTTGGACGAGGTGCGAACGATCGTCGCTCGGCAGCGGTTGATGCAGCAGGGAGAGCCGCCGCGGTACGAGCCGGGCGCCGACGGCGAGCGGCGACTCGACCCAGCCTATCGAGTGAGACTCGAAGCGACGGCCGCGGGGCTCAAAGAGTCGGAGCTGGGGGACCGCGTGTTTCCCCACTTCATCGCCAAGCGGCTCCCCGCCGGGGTCACGGGCCTGTTGGTCGCGGCCGTGTTCGCCGCGGCGATGAGCACGATCTCCACGTCGGTGAACTCCTCGGCGACTTTGGTGCTGTCGGACTTCTATCTGCGATTCGCAAATCCGACCGCGGACGAGCGGCGGAAGATGGCAGTCCTGCGCGCGGCGACCGTGGCGTGGGGACTGCTCGGCGGGGGAGTGGCGCTGGCGCTCATTCGGCTGACCGAGAGCGCACTCGACGTCTGGTGGACCTTGTCGAGCGTGCTGAGCGGCGGGATCGTGGGGCTCTTCCTGCTGGGGCTCGTCAGTCGCAGCGCCCGCAACCCCGCAGCGATCGCCGGGGTGTTGACCGGCGTGCTGGCGATCGCCTGGATGGTCGTCTCGAGCACCCCGCTGTGGCCTGACGCTTGGGTCGCGTGGAAGAGCCCGTTCCACGCCTTCATGGTCACGATCGTGGGGACGCTCGTGATTCTGCTCGTGGGCTTGGCCGTGTCGCGCCTAGGCGTTTGGGCCAAAGGCATGCGCGACAGCCGCGAATAG
- a CDS encoding TfoX/Sxy family DNA transformation protein produces the protein MTARIDPPHDSPPDKLRNIGPASAAWLAAVGVSSREDLERIGPVAAFARVRRVQPRASLNLLWALEAALADRDWRNLAPETKERLRRELADLEN, from the coding sequence ATGACCGCACGCATCGATCCGCCGCACGACTCGCCCCCGGACAAGCTCCGCAACATCGGTCCGGCCTCCGCCGCGTGGCTGGCCGCCGTGGGCGTCTCGTCGCGCGAGGATCTCGAGCGAATCGGCCCGGTCGCCGCTTTTGCCCGCGTGCGCCGCGTACAGCCGCGGGCGTCGCTTAACCTCCTCTGGGCGCTCGAAGCGGCGCTGGCCGACCGCGATTGGCGCAACCTCGCGCCCGAGACGAAAGAGCGCCTCCGCCGCGAGTTGGCGGATCTCGAGAATTAA
- a CDS encoding carboxypeptidase regulatory-like domain-containing protein, translating into MRHLSCIAALLACCFSAGFDGGSAQPARAAETAILSAENFAELAPAGKEVDCIYGDVVLRNDRIIAVVARAGADRHANLRHRNIGGSLIDLTERDKPSDQFGVLYPLPSWKVEFVAIRVDGREVADAATEIAAGERVELEFRGVPRSPADPSVAVPAATATLVYALADGDEALSIATTFSNKGDAPVELRGLEGDPVRLDGEFELGIDKDLRLFWGVDRFWRQAYGVLPESANPSVSKQSIERGRPFVRIAPRAAATLAAGKSRTVKRVVFPAADLVGVKALAARLQGKQLAAATVRVVDPQGPVADAELVVRVAERSDVYGYAKADAAGTARLLLPPGTYDVAARHDARGETTVRIHADGNSPVEMSAQLPAAAYVVGELTDGQGAPIACKIDFARVDGGSAPNFGPDSAVYGVRNLVYTPDGKFRVAVRPGEYDLLASHGPEYDAENVRITATAGAETPVALKLVRSVDTTGWVSAEFHSHSSPSGDNTSSQLGRVLNLLAEHLEFAPCTEHARITAYDAHLETLGATERMATCPGMELTGQPLPLNHQNAFPLVHHEHAQNGGGPETHPDPVQQIMRIAMWDDGSDKLVQTNHPNIPQMLADRDLDGKGDGGFAEMFNWMDVIEVHPPYDIFKRPESLPTLPRERGNTMFHWLQLLNQGRRVPGVVNTDAHWNFHGSGWLRNFVKSSQDDPANIDVMEMVHESEHGHVVMSNGPFLQVTASAARADGSRRPVDVGDDLDAPQGKVELAVRVQCPNWHDVNRVQVFVNGRPDPELNFTRRTHREMFGDGPVKFDQTIELQLESDAHVVVATIGEGLQLGRVYGPDQGQAPPTAVANPVFVDVDGDGFRANGDQLGLPLPLSESEPGENESAGRRHSHPLRHVHSHPH; encoded by the coding sequence ATGCGTCATCTCTCTTGCATCGCCGCGTTGCTCGCATGCTGCTTTTCCGCCGGGTTCGACGGCGGAAGCGCCCAACCTGCCCGCGCCGCCGAAACGGCGATCCTCTCCGCAGAGAACTTTGCCGAGCTGGCGCCCGCCGGCAAGGAGGTCGATTGCATCTACGGTGACGTCGTCCTGCGAAACGATCGGATCATTGCCGTGGTCGCCCGGGCCGGGGCCGATCGTCACGCAAACCTGCGGCATCGCAACATCGGCGGGTCGCTGATCGATCTCACCGAGCGAGACAAGCCGTCGGACCAGTTCGGGGTGCTCTATCCGCTGCCGAGTTGGAAGGTCGAGTTCGTCGCGATCCGCGTCGACGGGCGCGAAGTCGCCGACGCCGCGACGGAGATCGCCGCCGGGGAGCGAGTCGAACTGGAGTTCCGCGGCGTGCCCAGGAGTCCGGCCGATCCGAGCGTCGCCGTCCCTGCCGCGACCGCGACGCTCGTCTACGCGCTGGCCGACGGCGACGAAGCCCTGTCGATCGCCACGACGTTCTCCAACAAGGGGGACGCGCCGGTCGAGCTCCGCGGGTTGGAAGGGGATCCGGTGCGGCTCGACGGCGAGTTCGAACTGGGGATCGACAAGGACCTGCGGTTGTTCTGGGGGGTCGATCGCTTCTGGCGTCAGGCGTACGGCGTGTTGCCGGAGAGCGCAAACCCCTCGGTAAGCAAGCAGAGCATCGAGCGCGGACGCCCGTTCGTGCGGATCGCGCCGCGAGCCGCGGCGACGTTGGCGGCCGGCAAGTCGCGCACCGTGAAACGGGTCGTCTTTCCGGCGGCCGATCTGGTCGGCGTGAAGGCGCTCGCGGCGCGGCTGCAAGGAAAGCAACTCGCGGCGGCGACGGTCCGAGTCGTCGATCCGCAAGGGCCGGTCGCCGATGCCGAGCTTGTCGTCCGCGTCGCCGAGCGGAGCGACGTCTACGGGTACGCGAAGGCCGACGCCGCAGGGACGGCCCGGCTCTTGCTCCCCCCCGGAACGTATGACGTTGCTGCGCGGCACGACGCCCGCGGCGAAACGACCGTTCGGATTCACGCGGACGGCAATTCCCCGGTCGAGATGTCCGCTCAGCTCCCTGCCGCGGCGTACGTCGTCGGCGAGCTGACCGACGGACAGGGGGCGCCGATCGCGTGCAAGATCGATTTTGCGCGGGTCGACGGCGGCTCGGCGCCGAACTTCGGTCCCGACAGCGCGGTCTACGGCGTACGGAACCTCGTCTATACGCCCGACGGCAAGTTTCGCGTCGCGGTCCGGCCCGGCGAATACGACCTGCTGGCGAGCCACGGGCCCGAGTACGACGCCGAGAACGTACGAATCACGGCGACGGCCGGCGCAGAGACCCCCGTGGCGCTGAAGCTCGTACGCTCGGTCGACACGACCGGGTGGGTGAGCGCCGAGTTCCACAGCCACTCGTCCCCCTCGGGCGACAACACGTCGAGCCAGTTGGGACGAGTGCTCAACCTGCTGGCCGAACACCTGGAGTTCGCTCCCTGCACCGAGCATGCGCGGATTACCGCCTACGACGCGCACCTGGAGACGCTCGGGGCGACCGAGCGGATGGCGACCTGCCCCGGCATGGAACTGACCGGTCAGCCGTTGCCGCTCAATCACCAGAACGCATTCCCGCTGGTGCACCACGAGCACGCGCAAAACGGCGGCGGGCCGGAGACCCATCCCGATCCCGTGCAGCAAATCATGCGAATTGCGATGTGGGACGATGGCAGCGACAAGCTGGTGCAAACCAATCACCCGAACATTCCGCAGATGCTGGCTGACCGCGATCTCGACGGCAAGGGGGACGGGGGCTTCGCGGAGATGTTCAACTGGATGGACGTCATCGAGGTTCACCCGCCGTACGACATTTTCAAGCGTCCCGAGTCGCTCCCCACGCTGCCCCGCGAGCGGGGGAATACGATGTTCCACTGGTTGCAACTGCTCAACCAGGGGCGCCGCGTGCCGGGGGTCGTCAACACCGACGCCCACTGGAACTTCCACGGCTCGGGGTGGCTGCGAAACTTCGTGAAGAGTTCCCAGGACGACCCGGCCAATATCGACGTCATGGAGATGGTCCACGAGTCGGAACACGGGCACGTGGTCATGTCGAACGGCCCGTTCCTGCAAGTGACGGCGTCGGCCGCGAGGGCCGACGGGTCGCGGCGCCCTGTCGACGTCGGAGACGACCTCGACGCGCCTCAAGGCAAGGTGGAACTTGCGGTGCGCGTGCAATGCCCCAACTGGCACGACGTGAATCGCGTGCAGGTGTTCGTCAACGGACGGCCCGATCCCGAGCTGAACTTCACGCGGCGGACCCATCGCGAGATGTTCGGCGACGGACCGGTGAAGTTCGACCAGACGATCGAACTGCAATTGGAGTCCGATGCTCACGTCGTCGTGGCGACGATCGGCGAGGGGTTGCAGTTGGGGCGGGTTTACGGCCCGGATCAGGGACAGGCGCCGCCGACCGCGGTCGCCAATCCGGTGTTCGTCGACGTCGACGGCGACGGCTTCCGAGCCAACGGCGACCAACTGGGCCTGCCGCTCCCGCTGTCGGAGTCAGAACCGGGGGAGAACGAATCGGCCGGGCGCCGGCACTCGCACCCGCTTCGCCACGTTCATTCCCACCCGCATTAG
- a CDS encoding aromatic ring-hydroxylating dioxygenase subunit alpha, protein MSPFVRHSQAKARSTPASALPASWYFDEETLALERRRLFAAAPGYVGHDALVPQEGDYAALDGQYAGEALVRSADGVARLVANVCRHRQAELVTGRGHVKRLVCPMHNWAYDLTGKQVAAPRFDRLPCLDLAARPVTRWNNLLFAGPGDPAAELAAVGKWPELAASADYVLARVDSEAIDVNWKLFMEVYLEDYHVGVVHPGFRNFVDVSELDAEPDFVVGPRLFAERVGVDWPLAKAGSPAFAEFQRLLVDASRGDKPPYGAVWLAYFPHMLLEWYPYTFVASTYWPLSPQSTLVQAEYYMDRRIVSERQDLVAATLAMLDEVTGEDLGVCYALHRGRSALWRRGAGDPPGPYHEPMEQGLAQFHRWVRNALG, encoded by the coding sequence ATGTCCCCCTTCGTTCGCCATTCCCAGGCAAAGGCCCGCAGCACGCCCGCCAGTGCGCTGCCCGCGTCGTGGTATTTCGACGAGGAGACGCTCGCGCTGGAGCGGCGGCGCCTGTTCGCCGCGGCGCCCGGTTACGTCGGGCACGATGCGCTCGTCCCGCAGGAGGGCGATTACGCGGCCCTCGACGGGCAGTACGCCGGCGAAGCGCTCGTCCGCAGCGCCGATGGCGTCGCCCGGCTCGTCGCGAACGTCTGCCGGCATCGGCAAGCCGAACTCGTCACCGGCCGCGGTCACGTGAAGCGCCTCGTCTGCCCGATGCATAACTGGGCGTACGACCTGACCGGCAAGCAGGTTGCGGCCCCGCGCTTCGATCGGCTGCCGTGTCTGGATCTGGCGGCGCGGCCCGTGACGCGATGGAACAACCTGCTGTTCGCCGGCCCCGGCGATCCTGCGGCCGAACTCGCTGCCGTCGGCAAGTGGCCCGAGTTGGCCGCCAGCGCGGACTACGTCCTCGCCCGCGTCGACAGTGAAGCGATCGACGTCAACTGGAAGCTGTTCATGGAGGTCTATCTCGAGGACTACCACGTCGGGGTGGTCCACCCGGGGTTCCGCAACTTCGTCGACGTGAGCGAATTGGACGCCGAGCCCGACTTCGTCGTCGGCCCGCGGTTGTTCGCCGAGCGGGTGGGGGTCGACTGGCCGCTGGCCAAGGCGGGCTCCCCGGCGTTCGCCGAGTTCCAAAGGCTGCTGGTCGACGCCAGCCGCGGCGATAAGCCCCCCTACGGTGCCGTGTGGCTGGCGTATTTCCCGCACATGCTGTTGGAGTGGTATCCCTACACGTTCGTGGCGAGCACCTATTGGCCCCTCTCGCCGCAGTCGACGCTGGTGCAGGCCGAGTACTACATGGACCGCCGCATCGTCAGCGAGCGGCAGGACTTGGTCGCAGCGACGCTCGCCATGCTCGACGAGGTCACAGGCGAAGACCTCGGCGTCTGCTACGCGCTTCATCGCGGGCGCAGCGCCCTCTGGCGCCGCGGCGCGGGCGATCCGCCGGGCCCGTACCACGAGCCCATGGAACAGGGGCTCGCCCAGTTCCATCGCTGGGTGCGGAACGCGCTGGGATGA